The uncultured Tateyamaria sp. region CTGAACAAATCATGTTGTTCCGGACCTATTTGAAGCTTCTGTTTGCGCCAAAGCACTCTTGAGTGTTGGTCTCGACAAAACCTGCCAACCCAAACCAGACATTCATCTACTGCGCAGCATTCGGCACTATGGGCTCTATACCGACTTTGGAGCCGGCGCAGCGGCGGCTTACATAGGTGGATTGGCGACCGTCAAGGACGGCCCTTTCCGGCCATTGACTGTGCCTTACCATCGCTGCGGTGCGGCCCGTAATTCCGGACTTTCGCTGCAGTTGCAAAATCAGCGAATGGTCGAATTCAAAAATCGCGGACGAAGTGTGATTTCAGCGCGGACGTTGGCTTGTGCTTGGCGCGTCTGTTTTGGGGAATTGCAGTATTACCACATGCAATCGCCAAGGCCTTCACATGTTCGGGTTTGATGATCCAACTCCACGCAATCTCGCCAGCAAGCCGCGCGCGTTTTGCAATCTCGTCATCAGCTGCCGGATGTCCGCAATCAAAAAGTACGAGGTCGCGACGAGCTTCGTCGCAGGCCAGCACTGCGAGATGACCATCCGGTGTTCTCAGAACATTTCGATGTTAAGGTTGCCATGGGTGTTGCTTGCCCGCCTATCCGATAGCACGTCCAAAGCACCCCCGCACCTACGCGCGAACTGCTTTGGCATTACGATCAACTCGATGTCTCCTCCCATCAAAAAAATGACGAATCCCGAATGATGACAGGACGCCGGGAGACATTGTGTATTCGATCAGCCTGGTGTCTTGCGTGCACACGACCTCGGCGAGGTTCCTGATCTTGTGCTGCGTGCAAAGATCGCCGGTTTGGCAGCCGTAAACTCCGATGTGCACCGACGGTCGGTTTTGCGACGCAGTCTGACTACATCAAGTGCCGTGGCTCGTGATACACTGAATCCAATGGACAAGCTCGAGATCAACCTGTTCGGAGTATTCGAGGCGCGGGCCGATGGTGCGCCCGTCCGCATGCCGACACGCCGGGTTGAGCTGATCCTGGCGCTCTTGGCGCTCGACATCGACCGGGCGGTCAGCCGTTCCCACCTGTCTTCCGTTATCTGGCCAGGACAGGCGGATGCGCAGGCGCGTGCATCGCTTCGCCAGGCCATCTTCCGATTGCGGTCGGCACTGGGCGCGTCTCATGAATCGGCGTTGGACGTCACAACCGGATGGCTCAAGCTGCGCCGCGACAGCGTAATCCTTGACGCGGACAGGTTGCGACCGTCCGCCGCGCTGTCGGATGTGCCGAAAGGGTTGCCGCTTGACGGACTGTCCGGTTTCGAGCCCGAGATAGAGGATCTCTTGCACGCCCGGAGAGCGGAGCTGAGGCATCGCTTCGTGGCGTGGCTGGAACGCGCTCAGATGACCGCGGCGGAGACGCGACGGTTTACCGAACTCGAGCAACTTGCGCGTCTGCACCTGTCGCTCGATGGCTACGACGAAGGCGCTCTGAGGATGCTGATGACGGCGTTGTCGCGTCAAGGGCGCCGGAACGCAGCACTCGAAGCTTTCCAGGACACAAGCAAACGCATCCGCACCGAACTTTCGGTCTCGGTCGAACCTGCAACTTTGGAACTGTTTCAGACGGTCCGAACCGCGACCCCGGTGCCTGCGGCGGAAGCTGCCGGATCGCACGTTGTGGCCGAGCAAAGTCCACCACCGTTGCGCGATGTCACGCCCCCGACCGCGGATGCCGCGACCGAGACGCCAGCACATCTGCGCCATCTTGCGTTCATGCACGTCATCTCGGAACGGCTCGCCGCGGCGCTGCGAGACCCCGACCCGGAGAATGCGGAAGCGCAGAGCCGCGCAGCGCTGGGGGCGATCGAGGAGGCGGTAAAGCGTGAAGGCGGCAAGGTCGTGGGCCGGGCGGGCCATCATCTGTCATGCGTCTTCGGAGCCGAACGCCCCGATGAGAGCCCTTCGCTTTCGGCTGCCTTGGCGGGCTTCGAGATTGCCGGTCGCAACAGTGCCGTCGCGCTGCACGCGGGTCCCGCGATGATCGGAGCCGGGGCAGAAAGCCTGCCGCTCGCCCATGTCGCCCAGAGCCTTGCCGAGAAAACGCCGTCCGGAACGGTCCAATTGACCGAACCGGTCGAACTCGCCTGTCGCGGCGCGTTTGCTCTGGAAAAAGTGCCGCCTGTCGACGCCGGTGCCGAAGCGCGCCCGGTCTGGCGCCTTTCCGGCGAGGCCATGGCCCGCGACGGCTTTGACATTCGAAAGGCGCGCGGCCTCAGTCGTTTTGTCGGGCGGGAGGCGGAAATGTCGGCGCTGGAGCGCGCGCTGAACTCCGATGGCCCTCGCGCCGTTGTGGTCATTGGCGAGCCCGGGATCGGCAAGTCGCGGCTGCTGCACGAATTCGTCTCCAACCGATCCGGGACGATGCTGCTGCGCGTGCGGTTCACCAAGGGCGAAGCTGGCGGGGGTATCGACCGCTTTGCCGAACCGCTGTTCGTTCTGTCGGGGATCCGTGATACCAATGCGACGCAAGATGTACTCGACGTCATCGCGAGCACATTGAAAGAGCCGGCTTTGGTCGCGCGGGCGATGCCGCCTCTCGCGGCGTTGCTAGGCCGCCCCGGGACCGCGCAAGCCTGGATCGAAGCGTCGCGCGGTCAGAAATTTCCGTGGCTCGCCGACGCGCTGTTGATGGCCATCGAGGCGCAGTGTGGCCGCAACGCGATCCTTGTTGTCGAGGACGCGCACTGGGCGGACGAGGACGCCAGGCTCCTTCTTGACCGCCTTGTCCGATCTCTCGATGGCGCCGGTCCGATGCTTGCGGTTTCACAAAGGCCGGGCGTAGCAGACACGTGGGCCGGACACGGACAGGTTGCGGTTCTGACGCTTCGGCCACTCGATGACACCTGCGCCGCGGCGTTGCTCAACTCGTTCCACGTGCCGCGTTCGTCTGTGGTTTCGCTTCTTAAACGTGGCGGCGGCATCCCACTTTTTCTCGAAGAACTTGCACGGCTTGGCCCGGACGTTGGCGCATCGGCTGGGGTCCCGATCGCGCTGACCAACATGCTGTCGCATCGCATCGACGCGCTGCCACCGGGGCCGCGCCGCGTGATCGAAGCGGCTGCTGTCATCGGATCCGAGCCATCGGACGACCTTATGACGGTGATGTCCAACCTTCACCCCGAGGCCTATGAAGCCGCCGTTCTTGCGCTGGCGGAAGCTGACCTTCTCTTCCGGATCCGCAGCGTTCCGCAGCGTGTCTATGGCTTCAAGCATGCCCTGCTGCGGGACGCCGCGTATCAGTCGATCCCGTCCAAGCGCCGGCAGGCGTTGCATGCCGAGATCGTCGAACGGCTTGAACCCGCTTGGCTCGAAGGAGACAAGACCAAAGGCGCCTTGCTGGCAGGGCATGCGGCGAAGGCGGGCCTGGCACGAAAGGCAATCGACTTTGCGTTCGTCGCCGCCGAAGACGCCGTCTCGGCGTGCGCTTTTGCATTCGCCGATCGCACACTCGACATCGCGCGCAAGTCGTTGCAGACGCTCGAACACAACCCGGAGGTGCGACGCCTTGAACTGCGGCGGCTGCAACTGCGCCTGCCGGTCCTGGTCGCCTATGCCGACGCGGAAAAGCTGCAGGCCAATCTTTCGGAGGCATTGGCATTGTCGCGAGAACTGGGTGACGATGAGATCTTTGCATTTCTGTCGCTTCATGCCGCGTTCGTGTTTCAGCATTACGACCCGGCCAGGGCTCTTGAGCATGCCGACGCCGCGCGCGGCATCGCCGAAGCGATCAAGGATGCCTCGCTATCGCGCGAAAGCGCGATATCCCGCTGTCAGATCCTGTCGTTCCAAGGCAAGATGCGGGAGGCTCTGGCCGCGATCGACGACTACGCCACAGCGTGGGAGGACAGTCGCGCCGAGCGCGATGAATATCTCGTCTCGCGCTTCGTCATGAATCAGTTTCTTCTCACCAGATCTTTTGCAGCAACGGGCGACGCGAAACGGGCATTGAAACACGCGCAGCGTGCAGTACAGGCCGCGGTGGACAATGACCACCCGATTGACCGCTACATAGCCTTGCTTGCCGTCGGCGATTTGTTCGCTTTCGCGGATCGGAACGACCAGGCGGTTGCTGCATTCCGCTGTGCCACGGAAATCGCTCGCAAACAGGAACATGTGTTCTTCGAGATACTCGCCGCGGTCCAGCTTGGGAAAGCGGAACTTGGCACAGCGGACGTCGACAGCGGCGTTGCGCGGCTGGAGACGCTCCTTGGCGCGGCGGATGTCGATCCGGTTCTTCGGATGGAGGCCGAAGCTGCCCTTGCCTGTCGGGCCGGGGCCCAGGATGTGTTTGGGGCAAAAAGGTTGAAGGGTCTTCTGCAGTCGGCCGAAATGCTGGATTTGCCACTGGTCCGGGTATCGCTCCTGCGTGCGCTCGCCAAACGAGAGCCAACGGCTTCCAAAAAACTCCTCGGGGAAGCGGCCGCCATCGTCGAAGAGCAGGGCTATGCGATCTGCCGGCTGCCCGAAGAGCGCATCTTTGCTTCATTCACGGCATCTGCCTAACTCGCGAGGCGCGTTGCTTGGCAGACCCACTGCGGCGTTCGCGTTCCGCACCCTCAGTTCGCAGGCGTTCATCCCGCCGCCAGGGCATTCCGCTCTTAGAGCCTGGCACTGCGCAACATCGACCGGTGTGCTGGGTGCGTTCGGCCGCGGACGCATATTTAACGGCTGCGTAACGGTCGAAAGGCGCCGCTGGAAACGGCAGCGCGCAAGACCGGGTTATCAACTGCAACAGGACTGACCCATGCAATTTCCCACCATATCTTGGCGACCTTCGCGCCGCGGGTTCGACGCCTCGACGCTTAATGCGCATCTTCGCCGCGACGCCGGACTCCACGAATTCGATCGCAGCGAACTGCAGATCAGCCGGTACCTCCGACGCCTGCATCATCTTGCCGTTTGCGGCAACTGGGGTGGCGTCCAATGACCGCCCTGTATCGTCAAAGGCTTCCGCAAACGGACGAAGCACTGCTGCTGACCGACTCGGGTTTGGAAACGACCCTGATCTTCCTCGAAGAGCTCGATCTGCCCTGCTTCGCGTCTTACCCGCTCCTCGACACTGTCACGGGCCGGCAGACGCTGCGCGCCTATTTCGAGCGCCATCTGGCCATTGCGGCGGACCATCGCACCGGCTTCCTGCTTGAATCGCCGACCTGGCGGGCCAGCCGCGACTGGGGGGCCCAGCTCGGCCATTCGCCGAAAGACCTCGCGCGGTGGAACAAGGCTGCGATCGCGCTGCTTGCCGAAATCCGCAAGGCGTCCGACAGCGTCTCGCCCGTCGTCATCTCGGGCAATATCGGCCCGCGCGGCGACGGCTATCAGCCAGACACCGCTATGACCGCCGATGAGGCCGAAGCCTATCATGCCGAGCAGATCGGCTGGTTTGCCGAGACCGAGGCCGACATGGTCAGCGCCTTCACGCTCTCGACGGTGAACGAGGGTGTGGGCGTGATCCGCGCCGCGTCCGCGGCGGGCATTCCAAGCGTCGTCTCCTACACGACCGAGACGGACGGACGGCTGCCCGACGGCACACCGCTTGGCGAGGCGATCGAACGGACCGACATGCTGACGGCCGGCGCAGCGGCTTACTTCATGATCAACTGCGCCCATCCCGATCATTTCCGCGCCGTGCTCGAGACCGACGCGGCATGGCTTAAGCGCATCTGGGGGGTTCGGGCAAACGCCTCGCGTCTCAGCCATGCCGAACTTGACGAAGCCGAGGAGCTGGACGCCGGAAATCCCGCCGATCTCGGGCGAGACTACGCCCTGCTCAAACGGATGCTGCCGAACCTGCGGGTGCTTGGCGGCTGCTGCGGCACCGATCATCGGCATGTCGAGGCGATGGCGGATTGCTGCGCGGCGCGGGACACAGCCTGACCCTATCCCATCCTCTGGCAATCCGGCGTGGCCGGGCTGCCATTCCAACCCTTTCTGAACGGAGAACACCCATGCAACCTCGCATGTCACTTCTTGCTGTCTTTGCGGCAACGACAATTCTCACTTGTGCCGCTTCGGCCCATGAAACCCAGCGCCGGACAGAACTCTTCCGACCCGGTGTCGCCCATGCCGAAGGGCAGATACCGGCGGAAGACGCCCATGCGGCGATGGCGCTTGCGGGCTATGGCGATTTTGGCTTCGACGCCGGGACCGACATTCCGGCAGCCCGTGACGCGTTCGCACGCGGCATCGCTTTGCTCTGGGGCTTTAATCACACGGCCGCAGTGCAGGCCTTCCACACGGCCCAGGCGGCTGATCCCAACTGTTCGGCGTGTTTTTGGGGCGAGGCTTACGCGCTTGGCCCGAATCTGAACGACGGGATGCACGCGCCAAATGCAGGCCCGGCTGCGGCGGCTGCCGCGCGCGCTTTCGCGCTTTCGCTCACGCCACGGGACCGGATGCTCGCGGCCGCAGTCGTCGCGCGGTACAACGAAGAGCACGGCGACCGCGCCGCGCAGGATCGGGCCTTCGCCGACCTGATGGCGGTAGCGGCCGAACGCATGCCCGACAATCCTAACGTGCAGGTCATCTACGCGGATGCGCTT contains the following coding sequences:
- a CDS encoding homocysteine S-methyltransferase family protein; the encoded protein is MTALYRQRLPQTDEALLLTDSGLETTLIFLEELDLPCFASYPLLDTVTGRQTLRAYFERHLAIAADHRTGFLLESPTWRASRDWGAQLGHSPKDLARWNKAAIALLAEIRKASDSVSPVVISGNIGPRGDGYQPDTAMTADEAEAYHAEQIGWFAETEADMVSAFTLSTVNEGVGVIRAASAAGIPSVVSYTTETDGRLPDGTPLGEAIERTDMLTAGAAAYFMINCAHPDHFRAVLETDAAWLKRIWGVRANASRLSHAELDEAEELDAGNPADLGRDYALLKRMLPNLRVLGGCCGTDHRHVEAMADCCAARDTA
- a CDS encoding AAA family ATPase, encoding MDKLEINLFGVFEARADGAPVRMPTRRVELILALLALDIDRAVSRSHLSSVIWPGQADAQARASLRQAIFRLRSALGASHESALDVTTGWLKLRRDSVILDADRLRPSAALSDVPKGLPLDGLSGFEPEIEDLLHARRAELRHRFVAWLERAQMTAAETRRFTELEQLARLHLSLDGYDEGALRMLMTALSRQGRRNAALEAFQDTSKRIRTELSVSVEPATLELFQTVRTATPVPAAEAAGSHVVAEQSPPPLRDVTPPTADAATETPAHLRHLAFMHVISERLAAALRDPDPENAEAQSRAALGAIEEAVKREGGKVVGRAGHHLSCVFGAERPDESPSLSAALAGFEIAGRNSAVALHAGPAMIGAGAESLPLAHVAQSLAEKTPSGTVQLTEPVELACRGAFALEKVPPVDAGAEARPVWRLSGEAMARDGFDIRKARGLSRFVGREAEMSALERALNSDGPRAVVVIGEPGIGKSRLLHEFVSNRSGTMLLRVRFTKGEAGGGIDRFAEPLFVLSGIRDTNATQDVLDVIASTLKEPALVARAMPPLAALLGRPGTAQAWIEASRGQKFPWLADALLMAIEAQCGRNAILVVEDAHWADEDARLLLDRLVRSLDGAGPMLAVSQRPGVADTWAGHGQVAVLTLRPLDDTCAAALLNSFHVPRSSVVSLLKRGGGIPLFLEELARLGPDVGASAGVPIALTNMLSHRIDALPPGPRRVIEAAAVIGSEPSDDLMTVMSNLHPEAYEAAVLALAEADLLFRIRSVPQRVYGFKHALLRDAAYQSIPSKRRQALHAEIVERLEPAWLEGDKTKGALLAGHAAKAGLARKAIDFAFVAAEDAVSACAFAFADRTLDIARKSLQTLEHNPEVRRLELRRLQLRLPVLVAYADAEKLQANLSEALALSRELGDDEIFAFLSLHAAFVFQHYDPARALEHADAARGIAEAIKDASLSRESAISRCQILSFQGKMREALAAIDDYATAWEDSRAERDEYLVSRFVMNQFLLTRSFAATGDAKRALKHAQRAVQAAVDNDHPIDRYIALLAVGDLFAFADRNDQAVAAFRCATEIARKQEHVFFEILAAVQLGKAELGTADVDSGVARLETLLGAADVDPVLRMEAEAALACRAGAQDVFGAKRLKGLLQSAEMLDLPLVRVSLLRALAKREPTASKKLLGEAAAIVEEQGYAICRLPEERIFASFTASA